In the genome of Rhinoderma darwinii isolate aRhiDar2 chromosome 4 unlocalized genomic scaffold, aRhiDar2.hap1 SUPER_4_unloc_4, whole genome shotgun sequence, one region contains:
- the LOC142684069 gene encoding uncharacterized protein LOC142684069, whose product MEQVNIPAGNVSSNTAAVFTEEDIERILSGAEGDVSFLSVPSITDIKRNLEFESRRLINVELHLLTLGQYYRNNMIPRGMRILLKPTMHMQHEEFRNKNEQLASKYALETILLNMDFLQRDLRSLRVKAQDLENTLKSLVQTDDFNIHMEKLRMTLNKVRMDIEETKKKKWFRDQTDYSMGRVYTWDNSLNYADGAFRRDNKRSNEPAFNKSDSRNQFHTKKYPPSNNEDFLDSSPLDKSKRRKPDEQVVGEAEEGRTRFQKSTHQKGQKPVQDSTKRTLPKPQ is encoded by the coding sequence ATGGAGCAGGTCAATATACCTGCTGGGAATGTTTCATCCAATACTGCTGCTGTTTTTACTGAAGAGGACATTGAAAGAATCCTGAGTGGAGCGGAGGGTGATGTGTCATTTTTAAGTGTTCCTTCTATTACTGACATCAAGAGAAATCTGGAATTTGAGTCACGACGTCTGATTAATGTTGAATTACATCTACTCACATTGGGACAATACTATAGAAACAACATGATCCCACGGGGGATGAGAATTTTACTTAAACCAACGATGCATATGCAACACGAAGAGTTCAGGAATAAAAATGAGCAACTCGCTAGCAAATATGCCTTGGAAACTATATTACTTAATATGGATTTTTTGCAGAGAGATCTGAGATCTTTAAGGGTGAAAGCACAAGATTTGGAGAACACACTTAAATCGTTGGTGCAAACTGATGATTTTAATATACACATGGAGAAATTACGTATGACGCTCAATAAAGTGAGGATGGATATAGAAGAAACCAAAAAGAAGAAATGGTTCCGTGATCAAACAGATTATTCCATGGGACGTGTTTACACATGGGACAATTCTCTCAATTATGCTGATGGAGCCTTCAGACGTGACAACAAAAGAAGCAATGAACCGGCTTTCAATAAAAGCGATTCCCGTAATCAATTCCATACTAAGAAATATCCTCCAAGTAATAATGaagattttttagattccagtccactggacaaatcaaaaagaagaaaaccagacgagcaggtcgtaggagaagcagaggaaggaagaacccgtttTCAAAAATCTACTCATCAGAAAGGGCAGAAACCGGTGCAGGACAGCACCAAGAGGACTCTGCCCAAAccacagtg